One segment of Synechocystis sp. PCC 7509 DNA contains the following:
- a CDS encoding ParA family protein yields MSIVLSILANAGGVGKTTLGVHLAYEMSRRNFSVALLDLDPQRSLDVFCGLPASESDRTIAQLFSKDFKGNYPLVSCWGNDKVEVCQGHPRLSEVANELVIRKRGEYVLADRLKSYPLPHDLTILDCPATLGMLNVNALAASNYILVPVQLEMKSIAGAAELVEWCITTADELHLSPRPPILGFVPSMYDERRAIHKSYLQQLPAIAETLKIKVYPKIRDSSEFKNASANGLPLQKYRPAHQACNDFKAIANDLSNLIKTGNK; encoded by the coding sequence ATGTCCATTGTCCTCTCAATTTTGGCAAATGCTGGTGGCGTAGGAAAAACGACTTTAGGCGTACACCTAGCCTACGAAATGAGTCGTCGCAACTTTTCTGTTGCCTTACTTGACCTAGATCCGCAAAGATCCCTAGATGTTTTTTGCGGATTACCAGCATCGGAAAGCGATCGCACTATAGCTCAGTTGTTTTCTAAAGATTTTAAAGGCAACTATCCTTTGGTTTCTTGTTGGGGCAACGATAAAGTAGAAGTATGTCAGGGTCATCCACGATTAAGTGAAGTAGCTAACGAGCTTGTAATTCGCAAGCGCGGAGAGTATGTACTTGCTGACAGATTAAAGTCCTATCCATTACCTCACGATTTAACGATCTTAGATTGTCCGGCAACCTTGGGAATGCTAAACGTGAATGCTCTAGCTGCTAGTAATTATATTTTGGTTCCAGTCCAGTTAGAGATGAAAAGCATAGCCGGAGCCGCAGAATTGGTCGAGTGGTGTATAACTACAGCAGATGAACTACACCTTAGTCCCCGACCGCCAATATTAGGATTTGTCCCAAGTATGTACGATGAAAGACGGGCTATCCACAAATCTTATTTGCAACAACTGCCTGCTATAGCTGAAACACTAAAAATTAAGGTATATCCTAAAATCCGCGATTCCAGTGAATTTAAAAATGCCTCAGCAAATGGATTACCTTTACAAAAATATCGTCCGGCTCATCAAGCTTGCAACGACTTTAAGGCGATCGCTAACGATCTAAGTAACTTAATCAAAACTGGCAACAAATAA
- a CDS encoding ShlB/FhaC/HecB family hemolysin secretion/activation protein translates to MSASAVDYKQSRKVIAQVPSIPLGTLEEQPTPPPLPSTLPTPNPSPLLAPKLSPSPPLTPAVTTKVKVKKIEVNGSTVFSSEELTQAVRPFVGQELSYEQLLEIRTAINELYVSNGYETSGAFLPPQEIDDGVVQVQIIEGELERIDIYGLTRLKPGYVRSRLRLAGSKPLNLQQLNAGLQLLQNDPLFSQVQAELTAGTRPGLNVLIVKFKEAPPIDAALVIDNREVPSVGSVGATAALGYNNLLGVGDRFNAAVGITKGVNSYSFSYEIPINARNGKLGFRYTRGRNRIISEPFAPLDITGRAQTYAFDFRQPVILTPTEELAFGVSAQLRRSRTFLFDDEPFSFTEGPENGESKVSVLRFSTDWLNRRSPNTVLAARSTFSLGVGVLDATVNNTGTDGRFFSWQGQAQWVQALNEQKDAVVISRIAAQLTLDSLLPLEQFAIGGVDTVRSYRTSQRVGDNGIAGTVELRLPIVRDPEGFGLLQIVPFIDAGTIWSNGNNEANSADGTLLSTGLGLRWQLNDSLSASLDWGIPLISIERQGNSLQDNGISFSVRVAPF, encoded by the coding sequence ATGTCTGCTAGTGCAGTAGACTACAAGCAATCTAGAAAAGTTATTGCTCAAGTTCCTTCTATTCCATTAGGAACTCTTGAAGAACAACCTACACCACCACCTTTACCCAGCACACTACCAACTCCTAATCCTTCACCCCTGCTTGCGCCCAAGCTATCTCCTAGCCCTCCTCTTACTCCTGCTGTAACCACAAAAGTCAAAGTAAAGAAGATAGAAGTAAATGGAAGTACAGTCTTTTCTTCTGAAGAACTAACACAGGCTGTACGCCCATTTGTAGGGCAAGAATTAAGTTATGAACAGTTATTAGAGATCAGAACGGCAATAAATGAATTGTACGTTAGCAATGGTTATGAAACATCAGGGGCATTCTTGCCTCCCCAAGAGATTGACGATGGCGTAGTCCAAGTTCAAATAATAGAAGGAGAATTAGAAAGAATTGACATTTACGGCTTAACAAGGTTGAAACCAGGTTATGTACGTTCTCGCCTTCGCCTTGCGGGTTCTAAACCCCTGAACCTACAACAATTAAATGCAGGATTACAACTGCTGCAAAACGACCCCCTCTTTAGCCAAGTGCAAGCTGAACTAACAGCCGGGACAAGACCTGGGCTAAATGTTCTGATTGTGAAGTTCAAGGAAGCTCCGCCAATAGATGCTGCTTTAGTTATCGATAATCGGGAAGTCCCTAGCGTGGGTTCTGTTGGTGCGACAGCAGCTTTAGGTTACAACAATTTGCTAGGAGTAGGCGATCGCTTCAATGCAGCAGTAGGAATTACCAAAGGGGTAAATAGTTACAGCTTTAGTTATGAAATTCCCATTAATGCTCGTAATGGTAAACTTGGCTTTCGCTACACCAGAGGCAGAAATAGAATTATCTCTGAGCCTTTCGCACCGCTTGATATTACAGGGCGCGCTCAAACCTACGCTTTTGATTTTCGCCAACCAGTTATTCTTACTCCGACAGAGGAATTGGCATTTGGGGTGTCTGCTCAGTTGCGTCGCAGCCGCACGTTTTTGTTTGACGACGAACCTTTCTCTTTTACCGAAGGACCGGAGAATGGGGAGTCCAAAGTTAGCGTCTTACGGTTTAGCACTGACTGGCTTAATCGCCGTAGCCCTAACACAGTATTAGCCGCCAGGTCTACTTTTAGCTTGGGCGTGGGAGTATTGGATGCCACTGTTAATAACACGGGTACAGATGGACGATTTTTCAGTTGGCAAGGACAAGCGCAATGGGTACAGGCATTGAACGAGCAGAAAGACGCGGTAGTGATCTCGCGTATCGCTGCCCAACTGACACTCGATTCTTTATTGCCCCTAGAGCAGTTTGCGATTGGCGGCGTGGATACGGTACGAAGCTACAGAACAAGCCAGCGAGTAGGGGATAATGGGATTGCTGGTACGGTAGAACTACGTTTGCCCATTGTTCGAGATCCTGAAGGCTTTGGGTTGTTGCAAATTGTTCCTTTTATTGATGCAGGAACAATCTGGAGCAACGGCAATAATGAAGCAAACTCTGCGGATGGGACGCTTTTGAGTACAGGATTGGGGTTGCGGTGGCAGTTGAATGACTCGTTATCAGCTAGTTTGGATTGGGGTATTCCACTTATCTCTATCGAGCGGCAAGGCAACTCGCTTCAAGACAATGGGATTTCATTTTCTGTTCGAGTTGCACCATTCTAA
- a CDS encoding response regulator, translating to MAIKILIADDEILFKRVINHFFDLRIKEGKYEFYYATDGKEALEKLTSGLKIDIVLVDIRMPEMDGLTLIKKLNEKGVPAKTIIISAYPDIPNIRKAMNEGTFDFLVKPIDLKELEECINKLFQLNKQSTKLARPAETKQAGKIKSLLSDPSSQKITPSIAYKIVKQLQVPQQIGVINRLIENFNIEEIDDLKYRLESQEYIALERQEKREEIAQEVYERLGLDQQKLPLLALEQGYIEERVVQRKSASGEIKEPSIHLYLRWTDEGCKGYYLGPAAALDEKAKTILSIIGYSQDEKQFAQALPKKDVIEPPSNDTIEVKSTFKNPIRLYGKDFKAK from the coding sequence ATGGCAATCAAAATTTTAATTGCAGATGACGAAATACTTTTTAAGCGAGTAATTAATCACTTCTTTGATTTACGAATTAAAGAGGGTAAGTACGAATTTTATTACGCTACCGATGGTAAGGAAGCTTTGGAGAAACTTACCTCTGGGCTGAAAATAGATATAGTGCTGGTTGATATTCGGATGCCAGAGATGGATGGTCTAACATTAATCAAAAAATTAAATGAAAAAGGTGTCCCGGCTAAAACAATCATCATTTCTGCTTATCCAGATATACCTAATATTAGGAAAGCAATGAATGAGGGAACATTTGATTTTTTAGTCAAACCAATTGACCTTAAAGAACTAGAAGAATGTATTAACAAGCTTTTTCAGCTAAATAAACAAAGTACGAAGTTAGCAAGACCAGCAGAAACTAAACAAGCTGGGAAAATTAAGTCTCTACTGTCTGACCCCTCAAGTCAGAAAATAACTCCAAGTATTGCTTATAAGATCGTTAAACAATTACAAGTACCTCAGCAAATTGGAGTTATCAATCGGCTGATCGAAAACTTCAATATTGAAGAAATAGACGATCTTAAATATAGACTAGAATCTCAAGAATATATTGCGCTTGAGAGACAAGAAAAGAGGGAGGAGATTGCCCAGGAAGTTTATGAGCGCTTGGGATTGGATCAACAAAAGTTACCTCTACTTGCTCTAGAACAGGGATATATTGAGGAGCGAGTTGTGCAAAGAAAGTCTGCTTCTGGAGAAATTAAAGAACCCAGTATTCACCTATATCTACGCTGGACTGATGAGGGATGCAAAGGGTACTATTTAGGACCAGCCGCCGCTCTTGATGAAAAAGCCAAAACTATCCTTTCCATAATAGGCTACTCTCAGGATGAAAAACAGTTCGCTCAAGCTTTACCTAAAAAAGACGTGATAGAACCACCGAGCAACGATACTATAGAGGTAAAATCTACGTTTAAGAACCCAATTAGACTGTATGGCAAAGATTTTAAAGCGAAATAG
- the parS gene encoding type II RES/Xre toxin-antitoxin system antitoxin has product MVKATTQVDSFRAVAVGKQQNASTSDKKYHSIKEIAKRFDLNKTDIRYLFGIPESTQFRYEKQNLVLKIAVVDRIERFNRIVKQALELFEDEGETKRWLSTPKTALSGETPLQALATDAGAKTVEEMLYRAEYGMFG; this is encoded by the coding sequence ATGGTTAAAGCTACTACCCAAGTTGATTCATTTCGTGCAGTCGCAGTGGGCAAACAACAGAATGCTTCAACAAGCGACAAAAAGTATCACTCTATTAAAGAGATAGCCAAACGCTTTGATTTAAACAAAACCGATATAAGATACTTATTTGGCATCCCCGAAAGCACTCAGTTTCGCTATGAAAAGCAAAATCTCGTCCTCAAAATAGCTGTTGTTGATAGAATAGAACGCTTTAACCGTATTGTTAAACAAGCGCTGGAGTTATTTGAGGACGAAGGCGAAACTAAGCGCTGGCTTTCTACTCCAAAAACTGCACTGTCGGGAGAAACACCCTTACAAGCCCTAGCTACCGATGCTGGAGCTAAAACCGTTGAAGAAATGCTGTATCGTGCTGAATATGGGATGTTTGGGTAG
- a CDS encoding thermonuclease family protein, giving the protein MKSLLARTFLVFPLLLAPSIALAQNTPATVISIGDGDTLRVRKSGQVTTVRLACVDAPERAQNPWGQQSTSRLKQLLPPGTAVQVRTITRDLYGRTVAELYAGKKSVNLQMVKDGQAVVYRQYLSGCAATKDQYLQAETQAKKQRFGFWNQKSPVMPWDYRRGKLSSNPQTVKVAPSVKTQSLPNCTNSDCNCSDFKTQAQAQQVLKAFPGDKFRLDGDSDGVACESLR; this is encoded by the coding sequence TTGAAAAGCTTATTAGCTAGAACCTTTTTAGTTTTCCCCCTATTGTTAGCGCCCTCCATAGCCCTAGCTCAGAATACCCCCGCTACCGTCATCAGCATAGGCGACGGCGATACCCTGCGTGTCCGTAAGTCAGGTCAAGTGACCACAGTACGACTTGCTTGCGTTGACGCTCCAGAACGCGCTCAAAATCCTTGGGGACAACAATCGACTTCTAGGCTCAAGCAATTGCTACCCCCAGGTACGGCGGTACAAGTCCGCACGATAACGCGCGATCTCTATGGTAGGACTGTAGCCGAGTTATATGCGGGAAAGAAATCGGTTAACTTGCAAATGGTCAAAGACGGTCAAGCAGTGGTTTACCGCCAGTACCTCAGTGGGTGTGCTGCTACTAAAGACCAGTATTTACAGGCAGAAACACAAGCGAAAAAGCAACGGTTTGGCTTTTGGAATCAAAAGTCACCTGTGATGCCTTGGGATTACAGGCGGGGGAAGCTTAGTAGTAATCCTCAGACAGTTAAAGTAGCTCCATCTGTAAAAACTCAATCCCTACCAAATTGCACCAATAGCGATTGCAATTGTAGCGATTTCAAAACTCAGGCTCAGGCGCAGCAAGTGCTAAAGGCTTTTCCTGGGGATAAATTTAGACTGGACGGCGATTCTGATGGGGTAGCTTGTGAAAGTTTGCGGTAG
- a CDS encoding DUF3598 family protein: MAANNTEFTLHEQSQNWENFCQYHLGDWYGIWTRYSANGKAIESFKCVRCFHLSEDGSTVHHHNDYTYADGKTESKIFGPYKKTITTPLFLHNSFSWGSTAVKSSVPFGFEIGFRHENKGASAAVMYDSNGALQRITISPEYLGDFAEEFFPFLANELKGNWQGVLESMTHDLKILNSEVSQWKKLEDLSEHQYTLHFPGGVSVSCPKQVEDGKEMMFVVDFLVNPTLLQRGIRHFKKSGFEIFTLETFTLD, translated from the coding sequence ATGGCAGCGAATAATACCGAATTTACACTCCACGAGCAATCACAAAACTGGGAAAATTTTTGCCAGTACCACTTGGGTGATTGGTATGGAATTTGGACTAGATACTCTGCTAATGGAAAAGCAATTGAATCTTTTAAATGCGTGAGGTGCTTTCATCTAAGCGAAGATGGAAGCACTGTTCATCACCATAATGACTACACTTATGCTGATGGCAAAACTGAATCAAAAATCTTCGGTCCCTATAAAAAAACAATTACAACACCGCTATTTTTACACAATAGTTTTTCCTGGGGATCTACGGCAGTAAAATCATCGGTTCCTTTTGGTTTTGAAATTGGTTTTAGGCATGAGAATAAAGGGGCAAGTGCTGCTGTAATGTACGATAGCAACGGTGCATTGCAGCGTATAACAATCAGTCCTGAATACCTTGGAGACTTTGCTGAAGAATTTTTTCCATTTCTAGCTAATGAACTAAAAGGTAATTGGCAAGGAGTTCTTGAATCAATGACACATGATTTAAAAATTTTGAACTCAGAAGTAAGTCAATGGAAAAAGCTGGAGGATTTAAGCGAACATCAGTACACATTACACTTTCCTGGGGGCGTTTCCGTTAGTTGTCCAAAGCAAGTCGAGGATGGAAAAGAGATGATGTTTGTAGTAGACTTCCTTGTAAATCCTACTCTACTCCAACGTGGCATTAGGCATTTCAAAAAATCTGGTTTTGAAATTTTTACCCTAGAAACTTTTACTCTTGATTAA
- a CDS encoding GIY-YIG nuclease family protein yields the protein MWLRYGVDTDNQLIEIEDVASGRTNLICPYCGKALIAKKGKIKEHHFAHAGETCNLVIKREPRDVPHLPLYDAFNIYLTGEELEQLKKLWQRHKAHNNGIDRLEVLPAFTRENLLETSPNVNAATERKAYQFTQLGQIPVGTLPLSVFNSVQEPLIEQKLAHLEATIFDNSGSVLPLEELRVRLADLRIYSAQMRKILEASLYYLKVQADGQVFHKIGITTRSIDSRLVEIYRDMRSHYEVVKIEVLGTWAHRANVERYFKYRYSEFNYPIGSLTEYFKFTNETQVVERDLHQMQAKVLSKVEQEVIGGKQDDFLSMVLADGQVSDRISANLHQNFLAKPSSQRIIAALHQGDRLRDAAASALVPVEVARKVLAVMQKQ from the coding sequence ATGTGGCTGAGGTACGGCGTTGATACCGATAATCAACTAATCGAAATTGAGGATGTAGCCAGTGGGAGAACTAATTTAATATGTCCGTACTGTGGCAAAGCACTAATCGCCAAAAAAGGCAAGATTAAAGAGCATCATTTCGCCCACGCTGGAGAAACTTGCAACTTAGTTATCAAGCGAGAGCCGCGCGACGTACCGCATTTACCGTTGTACGATGCTTTCAATATCTATTTGACAGGCGAGGAGCTAGAGCAGCTAAAAAAACTTTGGCAAAGACACAAGGCTCACAATAATGGCATCGACCGCCTAGAGGTATTACCAGCTTTTACCAGAGAAAATTTACTAGAGACTTCGCCAAACGTAAACGCCGCGACAGAGCGAAAAGCTTACCAATTTACTCAGCTAGGGCAAATCCCGGTTGGCACATTGCCTCTATCCGTATTCAATAGTGTACAAGAGCCATTGATAGAGCAAAAGCTGGCACACCTGGAGGCTACTATTTTCGACAACTCTGGCTCGGTGCTGCCGCTTGAGGAGCTACGGGTTCGCTTGGCTGATCTGCGGATTTACAGCGCTCAGATGCGGAAAATTTTGGAAGCTAGTTTGTACTACCTGAAAGTGCAGGCTGATGGGCAGGTGTTTCACAAAATCGGTATAACAACTCGTTCTATCGACAGTAGGCTAGTAGAAATATATCGAGATATGCGATCGCATTATGAGGTAGTAAAAATTGAAGTGCTGGGAACTTGGGCCCATCGAGCCAACGTGGAACGTTATTTTAAATATCGCTACTCTGAATTCAACTACCCAATCGGCAGTTTAACGGAATACTTTAAGTTCACGAACGAAACTCAAGTAGTAGAACGCGACCTGCACCAAATGCAAGCAAAAGTGCTATCAAAAGTAGAGCAAGAGGTTATCGGCGGCAAGCAGGATGATTTTCTCTCTATGGTTTTAGCAGATGGGCAGGTCAGCGATCGCATATCAGCAAATTTACACCAAAATTTCCTTGCTAAACCCTCATCACAGAGAATAATTGCCGCGCTGCACCAGGGCGATCGCCTGCGGGATGCGGCAGCCTCGGCATTAGTTCCGGTGGAGGTAGCGCGAAAGGTTTTGGCGGTGATGCAAAAACAGTAA
- a CDS encoding ParB/RepB/Spo0J family partition protein, with product MVLPKIGDRFSGAVQKTVQENKIIELQEEIQKLRTNSQTEQLELQIDSLREQLELSGKKQVKVDLIDPNPEQPRQTIPASAITVKAHSLSKHGQITPIILIPQENNRYILLDGQLRWEAAKALGWETISTVIVPMPKDLNHDSLLTFLHFEDLNPLDKAEAIVREVTKITKLESGEISTTLATVLKRIERDGKNKLLTQLVGVSSQEQTSALASMKVTEKEQSLLMVLLDLGLNPGSVKANLLPMLSLPTDLKIAIR from the coding sequence ATGGTACTACCAAAAATAGGCGATAGATTTAGTGGCGCAGTCCAAAAAACTGTTCAAGAAAACAAGATTATCGAACTACAAGAGGAAATTCAGAAATTAAGAACCAATTCCCAAACAGAACAATTAGAGTTGCAAATTGATTCGTTACGCGAACAACTAGAATTGTCGGGTAAAAAGCAAGTAAAAGTCGATTTAATCGATCCTAATCCAGAGCAACCAAGACAAACTATCCCAGCCTCCGCTATCACTGTAAAAGCTCATTCTCTAAGTAAGCACGGTCAAATCACTCCGATAATTTTAATCCCTCAAGAAAATAATCGTTACATACTTCTAGACGGGCAATTACGATGGGAAGCGGCAAAGGCTTTAGGATGGGAAACAATTTCTACGGTAATTGTGCCAATGCCTAAAGACCTCAATCATGACTCCTTGCTTACTTTTCTTCATTTTGAAGACTTGAATCCGCTCGATAAAGCTGAAGCTATCGTGCGAGAAGTTACTAAGATAACAAAACTTGAATCTGGAGAAATCTCTACTACCTTAGCTACTGTTTTAAAACGGATTGAACGGGATGGAAAAAATAAGTTATTAACCCAGCTTGTAGGTGTTAGTAGCCAAGAACAAACCTCTGCCCTAGCTTCTATGAAGGTTACTGAAAAAGAACAAAGCTTACTAATGGTGCTGTTAGACTTAGGGCTAAATCCGGGATCTGTTAAGGCAAATTTACTCCCGATGCTATCTCTACCTACGGATTTGAAAATAGCTATCCGGTAA
- a CDS encoding RES family NAD+ phosphorylase, protein MQVWRICNRKHLDSAFSGMGGLYASARWTPQGFKVVYTAESLALASLEVFVHTESDRIPLVAIRAFLPENIAMTVVDVDSLPENWQSIAAYPVLQNIGKQWLQKQETAVLRVPSAIVPVEFNYLLNPQYPDLQITLEPPLEFKFDDRMWKIKQ, encoded by the coding sequence GTGCAGGTTTGGCGAATTTGTAACCGAAAACACCTGGATAGCGCCTTTTCTGGGATGGGTGGGCTTTACGCTTCAGCAAGATGGACTCCTCAAGGATTTAAGGTTGTTTATACGGCTGAAAGTTTAGCTCTTGCAAGCCTAGAGGTTTTTGTCCATACCGAGAGCGATCGCATTCCTTTGGTTGCTATCCGTGCTTTTTTGCCAGAAAACATTGCGATGACGGTAGTAGACGTAGATAGCTTACCGGAGAATTGGCAAAGTATAGCCGCTTATCCTGTTTTGCAGAATATTGGTAAGCAGTGGTTACAAAAGCAAGAGACAGCCGTGCTTAGAGTTCCATCCGCTATTGTTCCCGTCGAATTTAACTACCTGCTTAATCCTCAGTACCCTGATTTGCAGATTACTTTGGAGCCACCGTTAGAATTTAAGTTTGACGACCGGATGTGGAAAATTAAGCAGTAA
- a CDS encoding filamentous hemagglutinin N-terminal domain-containing protein: MNRLRILSFKIFKYSILFYTLVPLSVAGQIVPDVTLPVSSSITNQDQSIIIEGGNKSGSNLFHSFEEFSVPTGSTVYFNNSLDVQNIFSRVTGSSISNIDGLIQANGTANLFLINPNGTIFGPNASLNIGGSFLASTASHIQFADGTQFSAKSSMATPLLTISVPIGLGLSSGSNGEIKVQGSSRSLVDLTTTFARLTEADRVTGLQVQPGKTLALVGGNVVLEGGTLTAQGGRVEIGSVDSGLVKLNSTPEGWSLGYEGVSTFKNIQLSQSALVDASGNGGGFVQVQGSGVKLTDGSVILIQNQGSQPSGNLSVNATEFLELSGASTNGGVPTTIRTQPISSGNGGDIVVRTGRLLVQDGAGINSITYGSGKGGNLSINVSDATDVLGYSPIRPSFNSNIAAYAFGVGNAGSVTVSTEDLTITNGGAVNSSTLGIGKGGSVALNIGNSVKLTGANPGTFAPSLIGASAFNVGDAGTLIINTSKLIIEDGGAVSSSTLASASAGSGTINASDSVEVSGKLPDIKSAGIISSSAYIADPVVQQIFGLPLKPSGRSGDITVNTNKLSVNNGGLITVNNDGEGDAGILRINASNILLKNQGRISAATASGEGGNVDLQTRKLQIIDGSSITTTANGIGSGGNLGINTDTLVALRNSDITANAFKGRGGNIQITTQGLFLSPDSDITASSQFGIDGNINIQTFGLDIRNSITPLQNRLVTTEQVTAGSCLARRNVERGSFLITGTGGLPINPYSGIERWDNLTEVQSVENEKAQSQELSLPPVNNNANQSLSRKWQPGDPIVEAQALILKADGRASLIASSPQPEISNADLQVCQAEQAKS, encoded by the coding sequence ATGAACAGATTACGAATACTTTCCTTTAAAATTTTTAAGTATAGTATTTTATTCTATACATTAGTTCCTTTATCTGTTGCAGGACAAATAGTGCCTGATGTAACTTTGCCTGTAAGTTCTTCTATCACAAATCAGGATCAATCTATCATCATTGAAGGAGGTAATAAAAGTGGAAGCAATTTGTTTCATAGTTTTGAAGAATTTTCTGTTCCTACTGGTAGTACAGTCTATTTTAATAATTCTCTAGACGTTCAAAACATTTTTAGCCGCGTAACAGGCTCGTCAATCTCCAATATTGACGGATTAATTCAAGCTAATGGCACAGCTAACTTATTTTTAATCAATCCTAATGGAACGATTTTTGGTCCTAATGCTTCATTAAATATTGGAGGATCTTTTCTCGCAAGTACGGCAAGTCATATTCAATTCGCTGATGGCACACAATTTAGTGCTAAAAGTTCTATGGCGACACCATTATTAACAATAAGTGTACCTATTGGACTAGGCTTGAGTAGTGGGTCGAACGGTGAGATCAAGGTTCAAGGTTCAAGCAGGAGTTTAGTTGATTTAACAACAACATTTGCACGGCTTACTGAAGCAGATAGGGTTACTGGTCTACAAGTGCAGCCGGGAAAAACTTTAGCTTTAGTAGGAGGAAATGTAGTTTTGGAAGGTGGTACTTTGACAGCACAAGGAGGAAGAGTTGAAATAGGTAGTGTTGACTCTGGCTTAGTCAAACTCAACTCCACTCCTGAAGGATGGTCGTTAGGTTACGAAGGTGTTTCTACATTCAAGAACATTCAGCTATCTCAAAGTGCTTTAGTAGATGCTAGTGGTAATGGTGGTGGTTTTGTTCAAGTTCAAGGTTCAGGCGTGAAGCTTACGGACGGTTCCGTTATACTAATTCAAAATCAAGGTTCGCAGCCGTCAGGAAACTTAAGTGTTAATGCGACAGAGTTTTTAGAATTAAGTGGAGCTTCTACAAATGGCGGTGTTCCCACTACGATAAGAACACAACCAATAAGTAGTGGAAATGGAGGAGATATTGTAGTTCGCACTGGACGTTTGCTAGTTCAAGATGGGGCGGGAATCAACAGTATAACTTATGGTTCTGGAAAAGGAGGTAATCTAAGTATCAATGTCTCTGATGCTACAGATGTACTTGGGTATTCCCCCATCCGCCCTAGTTTTAATAGTAACATTGCCGCTTACGCTTTTGGTGTAGGAAATGCAGGAAGTGTCACGGTATCAACCGAGGACTTAACTATTACTAATGGGGGAGCAGTTAACTCATCAACTTTGGGCATTGGTAAAGGTGGTAGTGTTGCCCTGAATATAGGTAATTCAGTAAAATTAACTGGCGCAAATCCTGGAACTTTTGCACCTAGCCTTATAGGAGCTTCAGCTTTTAATGTTGGAGATGCTGGTACTTTAATAATCAATACCTCAAAGTTAATAATTGAGGATGGGGGAGCCGTTAGTAGTTCTACTTTAGCATCTGCTTCTGCTGGAAGTGGTACTATCAACGCATCTGACTCGGTAGAAGTAAGTGGTAAGCTTCCAGACATTAAATCTGCTGGTATTATAAGTTCATCAGCTTACATCGCTGATCCAGTTGTTCAACAGATATTTGGGCTTCCGTTAAAACCCTCTGGTCGTTCTGGCGATATTACAGTTAATACTAATAAACTGAGTGTCAATAATGGTGGCTTAATAACTGTAAATAATGATGGAGAAGGTGACGCTGGTATTCTTAGAATTAATGCTAGTAATATTTTATTAAAAAATCAGGGACGAATTTCAGCAGCTACTGCTTCAGGGGAGGGAGGAAATGTAGATTTACAAACACGAAAATTGCAAATCATAGATGGTAGCTCAATTACTACTACTGCTAATGGAATAGGGAGCGGAGGCAACCTTGGTATTAATACTGACACGCTAGTTGCCCTAAGAAATAGCGATATTACAGCTAATGCCTTTAAGGGACGCGGCGGCAATATTCAAATTACTACTCAAGGGCTATTTCTATCTCCAGATAGCGATATTACAGCAAGCTCCCAGTTCGGAATTGATGGTAATATAAATATTCAAACATTTGGATTAGATATTAGAAACAGCATTACCCCCCTACAAAATAGGTTGGTCACTACAGAACAAGTGACCGCAGGCAGTTGTTTAGCTCGTCGCAACGTTGAGCGCGGTAGTTTTCTCATCACTGGTACTGGCGGTTTGCCCATCAATCCTTATTCTGGAATTGAAAGATGGGACAATCTAACAGAAGTCCAATCAGTAGAAAATGAAAAAGCTCAATCTCAAGAATTGTCACTGCCACCAGTTAATAACAATGCTAACCAGAGTTTATCTAGAAAATGGCAGCCAGGAGATCCAATTGTTGAAGCGCAAGCCTTAATTCTGAAAGCAGACGGTCGTGCCTCGCTGATAGCTTCGTCACCCCAACCAGAAATATCCAATGCTGATTTGCAGGTTTGTCAGGCAGAGCAAGCAAAATCCTAA